The Artemia franciscana chromosome 11, ASM3288406v1, whole genome shotgun sequence genome has a segment encoding these proteins:
- the LOC136032823 gene encoding uncharacterized protein LOC136032823, whose protein sequence is MSKLFLLPLLLAVAIASEERLLFASFGKTLTYYKFTSASTTVSHTPFCYTIAPLISVPTTLTTITTSLGAPLNCRRRRWAYENPIDGELVEISAGNPAAVSLAEVTELPDLRPVETSDDGETYMIDASISTESFERASPEERFVKVGISTLKTTMTLFTTITNNAATRTFTIGCTPQGATLTQC, encoded by the exons ATGTCTAAGCTTTTCTTATTACCCCTGTTGCTTGCCGTTGCAATTGCAAGCGAGGAAAGGCTGCTTTTTGCTTCGTTTGGAAAGACTCTCACGTACTACAAGTTCACGTCTGCCAGTACAACCGTATCACATACCCCGTTCTGCTATACAATCGCACCCTTGATTTCTGTGCCTACCACTTTGACAACAATCACTACCAGCTTAGGTGCTCCATTGAACTGTCGTCGCAGACGGTGGGCTTATGAAAACCCAATTGATGGTGAGCTGGTTGAAATCAGTGCTGGCAACCCCGCTGCAGTTTCACTTGCTGAGGTCACTGAGCTACCAGATCTTCGCCCCGTTGAAAC TTCTGATGATGGAGAAACGTATATGATTGATGCCTCGATCAGCACTGAAAGCTTTGAAAGAGCTAGCCCAGAGGAACGTTTCGTTAAGGTCGGAATCTCTACGCTGAAGACAACAATGACTCTATTTACTACCATTACCAACAATGCTGCCACAAGAACTTTTACCATAGGATGTACACCCCAAGGTGCGACTCTAACTCAGTGCTAG